A region from the Fundulus heteroclitus isolate FHET01 chromosome 22, MU-UCD_Fhet_4.1, whole genome shotgun sequence genome encodes:
- the morn4 gene encoding MORN repeat-containing protein 4, producing the protein MTLTRGSFTYASGEEYHGEWKEGRRHGIGQLKFQDGTCYTGQFENGLFHGSGVLLFTDGSRYEGEFAHGKFQGSGVFSRYDGMKFEGEFKDGRVEGYGLLTFPDGTHGAPRNEGLFQNHKLQKREKCPGVVQRAQASATSAHSLAL; encoded by the exons ATGACTTTGACCAGAGGATCTTTTACCTATGCCAGTGGCGAGGAGTACCACGGCGAGTGGAAAGAGG GTCGGAGGCACGGCATCGGTCAGCTCAAGTTTCAGGATGGAACATGCTACACTGGCCAGTTTGAGAATGGACTCTTTCACGGTTCTGGCGTGCTGCTTTTCACAGATGGGTCCAG GTACGAGGGGGAATTTGCACACGGAAAATTTCAAGGCTCGGGAGTCTTCAGTCGGTACGACGGCATGAAGTTCGAAGGAGAATTCAAAGATGGCCGTGTTGAGGGATATG GGCTGCTGACGTTCCCTGATGGAACTCACGGCGCTCCACGAAACGAGGGCTTGTTTCAAAACCACAAGCTGCAGAAGAGAGAGAAGTGTCCCGGAGTGGTGCAGCGTGCTCAGGCATCGGCCACCAGTGCTCACAGCCTGGCACTATGA